In Cyclopterus lumpus isolate fCycLum1 chromosome 13, fCycLum1.pri, whole genome shotgun sequence, the genomic window CCATACAACAGGATTTCTCTCCCACAGTGCCCTGCCCTGACACATCACCACTGTACATAAACAATGGAATTCATAGCAgggaaacctttttttcccgttcttacttatataatattatattcatatagtTACAGGAAATGGATTCCCAGACAGTCCACTTTTTTTCCAAGCTGACTGGATTCCCACCACACAGTGACGGACTGCTTTGGAATAAAAGTATTTTGCAGACCTTTGGAAAGGGATGTGAATCAGGAGTGGACCTTTTCAAAGCAACATCTTTCAAATATATATCCCTTTCAATACTTTACTCATGCACTCAGcttattttactttgaaaatagACCACGGATGACAGACTTGTTTCAACACTCTCATCGCATTTCTTTGATAAAGTTGAGGAAATACAGATAAGAAGAACAAACAACTTGTGGAAAGTAACACCATCTGTTATACATATACTCAAGAAATGCACTCATGTACAATTTGAGGTATTGAgtattatattttcatttcatattaCTTCATACATCTCCTTCCTTATATTTCAGTtgaaaatgttgtacttttactccactaccTTCATTTGCAAGCTGTAGTTACTTTGCCGATtgagatttttttaataatgtaatatattgcTGAAGAACAACCCTGTGGTTCCCAACATTTTTGGCCTGTGAACCCTTAAAACAGTTGTCAGAAGATTCCCCAATAAGTGATTCCCCCTTTAAACTTCGAACATTGTTTAATTTCAACTGTTTGTTGCCCAAATAGATAAACTCTGCAATAATCcacaaggaaaaagaaaagataggAGAAAAGAACATAACTTTGCTTTTTCCACTTTCCTCTTTCATTATGACCCCTGAGATTTACCCTTCAGATTTATCACGTGACTCTTTAAACGGGACCGAACCGTAGATTAGGAGCCTCTGGACTTAACTACCTAactgtatataaaatatttaaaaccacctccacctcaaacAACGACAATAGTAAAATGCTTATTACACATTGATGCATTATGTTAGAATgggtacttttttaattttgatactTAAACGGAATTTTGCTTTTCTTGGGCTTTTGAAGGCAGgacttttaaatgtaatggaATATTTTTCTAGATTGTGGTGTTGGTACTTTTTCTTAAGTAATGACtcttcaaagaaaagaaaaaaacaaaaacattaggAGAAAAAAattcaggaaaaaaaggaatggATCGTTTACCTTTCCAACCAGAAAGCAGTCATCACCAGACAGCGGGACAGACACTGTGGACAGGTAGACATCAGTAGGCCTGCCATCAGTGACTCTCTGGAAACGACCCCTAACGAGGCTCGCAACCTGAAGAGCATACACATCCTGCAGCCTCATCAGCCCCTTGGCGGCTCCCTGGAGGTCTTCCAGTGTGGGCAGATCGTCCTCTTCCGCCTTGTAACTCGACCTGAGGGCTGGACAGCAGAGTGCCAAAAGGTGAACTTGGGGGCTGGGGTGGTGACagcagagaagaggggggggggcgtcagtTGTCACCACCAGATGTGTCTGTAAAGAAGGCAGTGAGCCAACCTTGTGAGTTCTCCAGGGCTTCATTGCTGTTGACTACATTCTGCCACTCTGAATGCAGCCTCTTGATCAAGGTGAATGCCGCCAGCGGGTTTGCCATTGCGGCTGCCGGGCCTTTGTAAAGTTCAGTGTGCAGGTCTGACACTTTGTCATAAAAGCTGTGGGAAAGATTGTAGACTGCAGTTACAACAAGGAAGAGTGCTCAGACCGTTTCACATGCAGCAAAAGAGCCCTGTGAACCCTACAATGCTCTTGAAGAAATAAGATAATGGACAAAAGTGACTGTTCTCTTTGCCAGAGCTAGGCTATATTTAATCGTATATAATGGTTGAAAAAAAACTGACCACCTTACAGCGCAGAAATAGTAACAacagatttaattaattaattaattaatctcaTGCATGATAATAAGTCTTTTATAATGAAGGTTTCTGACTGGAAGAAACTGCAGCTGATAAAACATTCTTCTCCCATAATGTCATTAGGTCATTAAGTTTGGTTGGACTCATGTCATTTTTGTATAATTTCATCCAAATGAAAATGAAGGATTCCCAGCTGTGGGTCTAAACATGTGACTATAAATCTCCACACATTTCCATTATAACTCACTGTCTGGAGGGGCCACAGGGTTTGATATAGTATATCTTTAAAGTAAGGAGACTTGTTAGTCCTTTAACTCGCCACAGAGTTAAGAtgtgcagtatatatatatatatatatatatatatatatatatatatatatatatatatatatatatatatatatatagttagttagttagttagttacacGTGTGTCCTCGTGCATGCCACTCACCGCTTGATGTCCTCCAGTCGCTCGGACTCGTGGTCGATGTAAATTCTCAAATAATCGATCAGCTTCTGTTCAACACTGATCGCCTGCTTCACGTTCAGCAGCGACGTATACATTTCACCTAAAGACCCGGGGATCACCGCTACAGCCAGGAGACTCCAACTGAGGTAAACGCACGTGGGATCCATCATCTCCAGCGCAGATCAGACAtgcgtcctctctctcctctcatacTCCTCTCTCACTGCCCCGAACTGAGGATCTTCAGGATTTACAAACATGCCTCTCAAGTCCACACGGGGATCTCCCCCATCTGCTCTGAGATCAGCGTTCTCCTTCTGTTTATGGGACTGGCCTGCGGGCTGAACTCAGTCAGGGCAATTCGTTTCTCATTACAGCAAGCACCCGACAGGTTTATTGACACTATTGATAACAGAAATGCATCAAACTTCCTGGAGTAGGGTTTCGGAGGCTGTTTCTGATTAATCGCGCTTCACATTCCGTTTGCGCTTCGTTCCATGCAAataatcaaaatgaaaatgGATGAAACCAGGGTTATGCTTATGCACCAATCTCATTCAACTTATTAGTATTTGTTAAAAGTAAGTAAATAGGGTAAGTAAtttgcaagaaaaaaagaagaaagttatATGCATTAGGTATTGAGTTTGGAGTCAGTGCGACATCTGCCGGTGAATGCTTTGTACAACAACTGGACTGATATCTTAGAGCTCCACATTAAATACCTTTTGAGTGACTTGATTGTTcaggggaataaaaaaataataaaaactgtaaatgattgatgtacagtatttataaatattacacacatatatacatatatataagttGATGTGCTGATAAGTAACACAATAATCAACAATTATATAAGGGAGTTAAAGGTTATTCGCGCCTCAGGTCACTAATCAGTGACCTGAGGCGTCGGAAGGTGGACGCAGCAACGCGCTGCCTTggcccccatacctgacctgacctgaatGCATTTTTGATGCTGGTCAAATTTTTCAAAATTGTGTTACAGGTCTCATGTTTTCTCTAAGTACACATAtgggtggtggtgatgaggatatacagtatatatgattaggatatatatatatacatatatacatatacatatatatacatatacatgtatatgtatatatgtatgtgtatatatcctcatttttacatatacatatatatatatatatacatatacatatatatatatatatatatatatatatatatgtatatgtatatatgtatatgtgtatatgtatatcctcatcaccaccacccaTCATGTTTATGCATTCAAACAGTAGTTTTGtatcagggaaaaacacactgATTTGTTCATAAAAATATCAGTGTATTAATCTGCAATAAACTGCAAGCCGTTTGTGATTCTTAGGTTCATGAATATGTGTAATACAGTCTAATCACAATGGATTACAGAAAGCCGGAAGCATATGCTTGCCTGCAACTCAGACACACAGTCTTGCATGAGCATgtttacactgtacattttacattttacatgtcTCGTCTGCattttgttgattgtttatttgttgttgcctgttgttgcttgttatgtctgatgtcctattTTGCACCatccaccacgctaagttccttgtaggtgtaaacctacttggctattaaaagtttctgattctgattctggttctgattctgaGAGAATGAGAGGTTGAGCCTCAGCCTTTTGACATTATGGTACCTTGAATGCCCTCCCTGAATTGAATAATCTTTATTGATGCTGCTGGCTCAGAAATACTAACGCTGCCTGGTTTACATTTAACAGCATGTTTGACAACATTTGCTGCAGGTCTGATGATGCATTGTCAAATTAATCCCACGTTTCCCACTTTGTTTAACATCTATACATAACTAATATGGCTGAATGCCGCAGCCAAcaaaaaatattgttatttgCGACTTTTGTGGATGAATTCAAGACTTTTCAAAACCGTCTGAGGCCTTTTTTGAGGAAACTGTACTCAGTGCTTTTAAAAACTTTACAAGACATgcagaaactttttttaaacatcataaATACATCTTTTGACATTTGTACATCAAGTTCACTAAGCAGGCAAGCCTCTCTTGCCGGGTCTGACTCTGTCTGTGCAGCAGAGAATTGTCTTCCTGAGGCTGCCCCTGAGATTCTGATCTCTAAAGCCGTAGATGAGCGGGCTGAGAAAGCGTGGAGTAAGGATGAaacagaaataattaaaaaaggcaaTGTCTTCTGGTAGCCAGTTGGAATGCAGCACTATGAGAGTTTCCGTGATGGGGTTAATGAAGGCCAAAAtgcacagcagcagctgaaagCTGTGTAGCAGCACGGTGTGCATAGCTTTGCTCCCAGACACTTTGCTTTGTCTCATTTTCCTTGTTTCCAGCAGGATTCTCAAGTATGTAAACAGGATGACAACAGTCACAAGtgcaaaaaggaaaatatatacACCAACTTGGAATAAAATCTGGATTTGAGATGTGTTGATAACGGTAACTTTGCAAAGCACAGGGGTAGAGAGGATATCCACTGCAGCAGAATCACTCACACCGATAGAGTAGTTAACAATATTGGAGATCGAGGTGGTGAGCAACATGGACAGAATAATGACCCAAATACGGTCTGAGCGCCAGACGGCCGGACGCTGCAGCGGATATAAGATGGCAACGTAGCGCTCAAGAGACATGGTGGCCAGGATTAAAGGTGTGTTCTGGAAAgtgacagaggaaaggaaaaccAGCGAAGCACAGTAGATCATAGACAATTTAATCTTTCCCAtgacaaagaagaagagcagcacAGAGGACGAGAGCTGGAAAGTGTCATTGATCAGCATGTAGGTAAACAGGATGTAACGTGTGGAGTCCAGGTAGTGTCTGTGAGATGCAAAGATGTGCAGCATGACAGCAATACagtagaggaagaagcagaagagggGCATAACCATACACACCTTGATGATCACAGACAGGTTTTTGCTGGTAGTTGCATTCCCTGGAAATTCAGTCAGATTATACATTGTGTAACTGGGCACTAGAGCAAACCTGTTGAAGAGAAATAAGTTTAACGTCAAGACACCAGGGCATTTTTTGGAGAATTTAATTAGGATTAGAACAAGAATAGAATCGAActgataaaataaaagaatggcATAACACAAACGCTTGGGAGACACACTTCAGTGCACTTTAACTTAGTACATATTCAACCTCCAGAATAAAAGAGCCTTACACTCACCTATGAATGTCTTCATTAGTCAGAGAGAAGCTGTAGATTGCTGTTCTTCATATCACACAGCTTCAACGTACAACATCTTTTGGGATGTTCTTATCTCAAGTGTTTGGCCCACTTCAGATCTGTTTGAGTCCGGCCCAAATCCTCCAGAGACACATTATTTACATTCTATCGTCATAGAGCATGATGTTtgtcattaattaatatttcagTGGGGAGATGGGATCCCGTGGCATTATGGAAAGAGTTCAACACACAAGTTCACAATGTATGTGGCCACTGCAAAAGCAAcgcccttttttaattttaatttttcagCTGACATCTAATAATCATGCGTATACTCTTTTCAAAATCGCACAGTTTGTACTTGGAACAAGGGCTTTGAGGTGACAAATTGCTGATGCTGGCAATAGGGAtctttttccatttattcaaAATTTGAATCCACGATGGCTCTGTTGGGTTCAAATGTCTCAGTGGGAGTGACTTTTATATTTGAGACTGGTTTGTAGTGGTAGGCCGGTCCTTTTACAAATGCAAGTCACGCACAATACTTGAATCCTGAAATCAAAGCAGCGAAATGCAATTCCGCCATCATTTATTGTATCATACAGCTGTGCTTTTACTTTACATTTGAGAAGGGCGTTGTCTGATAATGTGATGTCACTTTGGTCGTGCAAACACTTGCGACCTATCACGCCTAAATGTGTGGACACTGTGCAGAAGACTGAGCTGGTGAACTCGTGtgaaatcttttatttaaattacataAAACTCCTGGACAGACTAAAAAACACACTGGTAGCTGCAAAATGTCCTTTTAagtatattatttttttgctgatACAGAGCAGTTTCACTTAACTGAGCCTTTTCCAGCTGGAGGAGGGAGCTCTCGTATTGATTGTTGGCACTGTGGTGATTCTGCTGACTGGGCACTTTCAAGTGAGCCGGGTCAGTTGTTCCAGCTGCGTCTTGTCCAAAGCAGTTTGTGAGCTATTGAGTAAAGTCTTTTGGCAGCGTCCCTCACTTTTAGTGTGACGGTGGACTGTGTGACTTTGAGTCAGTAAAGGCAAGTCAATCACTGCAGAACAAACACAAGACAGTCCTTGGCCTGAGTCAAGAACTGTGAGTGGTGTTGCGATGCCCAGTTTATGTTGGTAATGAGTGCTTTACTTATCGTTCACTGTTGACTTTTGACAAAGCACCAAAACCATATTTGAGACTGTTTTGTAGTGGCAGGCCTGTCCTTTTATGAATGAAAGTCAAACCGTAAACGTTTCCAGTGGTAGAAAGTGACAtctacttaagtacaattttgaggtacttgtactctaTACTTCGACTCAACTACTTTTGAGCTGCACATATTGTAATTTATACACCATTGCATTTTATTCAAGCATATCAATAAGTTattttaacaaaacaacaataaaatattatttacaaaataGATTTTGCTGCAAATTACCCCTGTGCTGTAAAATTCAAATTAGCCTCATCTTTACGACCTGCAGCATTGGAGTGCACATTAATGCATCcattattataatacaattagtcattctgcataataattacttttacttttttactttaagGATATTCAgatattgttgtattattccagttacattttaaatgcaggacttgtacatgtaacagagtatttcacTATTACACTGTGTTATCGTTACTTTTAATTGAGTAACATCATTTCCTCAACCAGTGACAGGCACAAAATTAAGATACTCTCATTTTAAGCATGAAAAGTCTGACTCACAGTAAAAGTGTATCTTTGTGAAACTGGTCTTGGGAGACAAAGACTCAGCTGTCAGCATCTAATATGGGCAAAGGCTGTAAGGTAAACCTGCTCAAATTACTATACATAGACTGTTAATATTTTCTACGTCATAATCAACGTATGTTGTTATCAGGCGCATGACAGGTTCATGGTTTAAGTCAGGGTAATGGACGTTGCACTTGGCTGTTAAATTTCATTTGGCTGAAAAGATgttaacagagagagagagagagagagagagagagcggagggggaggagggtttATAAGTTGTTGACAGTCGATACAAAGATCAGTACTGATAACACTTTTGCTAGGTGGCTTTGTATTTCAAAACTTTACCGGATCTAACCTGAATCCAATTTCAGGTTAGGTTCCAGGTTTGTTTGTACCGAATGTGTGAGGCAGCTCAGAAGTTTGGGAAGTGCAGAAAAGTTTGAAAAATGCTGATATGTCACAAACCATTATCTTTGTTGACAGTGTTCCAGTGTCACACAGGTACACGATACCAACGTTAGCTTTCACAGAAGAGAAGTTAGGCTAACCTGCAGCCACAACACCAGCATTGTTTTTGAAGAAGAGGATAAAAACCCATAAAGAGATATGTTTCTGTagtgtaaattacatttaatgagCAGCACTATAGGTGAGATACTGTGGGACATCTCCAGAGCGCACGTCTTGTATCTTCCATGCTGGGTAGTGAACAGAGTGGTTGATTATTAACGTCAAGCTCCTGCGTCTAATTGTGCAAACAGACGCTTTCATTTGTTTGGCAGCTCACTGGGGCTCGTCAGCTCTTTACGCACGTTCTGCATCACTAATCAGGGCGGCAGGTGATTGGCCAAAAACAACTTTGTTCCTCTGAACCCCAGCAGATAACATATTTGCAGGCTATCACACAGAATGAATGCTGTTGCCAAACATTTGGCAGCAAGCGCTTTAGGAAAATATTCAATGACATGGGGAAAGTGACAAATGCAGTATAACGAAGAGATGCACGGCTGCAATATAAGTGCTGTGTGTATTAAAGTTATCATGCTCTTAATAGGCTGTGTGAGTGTAAAATGTATGTCATGTTTCAGATAATGTGGGAATAGACCGAAGTTATaagataaaacaataaaaaggccTCATTGGAAGAAGGTACCTAACTTTAATAGAAAGGAGTTTGCATGTTGTCCACATGTCTATAAGTTTCAGGTGACTTTCCATTATTCAGAGACATGCAGGTCTGGTTTATCCGCCACTAATCCGTcctgaaatgtcttttaaactTGTTCAAAGTTTGCGCTACATTTGGGAGGAAGGTCTGGGAAGATCACTTCCAAAACCCCAGATTtgcgtttcatttttaaacTGGTAGCCTTCAATGATTGCTTGAGGCAATTTGTGAGAATTCACACTTCTCCCTCCAAAAATCcacatatttttatttccacATATGGAGTACTAGGCGACTCCCTGACATGTAAACAGACACATACAATTGATGCAGTTCCCCTTTAATCTTGTGATAGACTAGCAGCCTTAACAACATTGTAATGTGTGAAGCCATGAATAAGAGGACTAAGAGGACATCTCGGAGCAGTAATAAAAGTTGTATATTTAAGGTACGTgatatttatgc contains:
- the LOC117741778 gene encoding prolyl 4-hydroxylase subunit alpha-3-like; amino-acid sequence: MGEIPMMDPTCVYLSWSLLAVAVIPGSLGEMYTSLLNVKQAISVEQKLIDYLRIYIDHESERLEDIKRFYDKVSDLHTELYKGPAAAMANPLAAFTLIKRLHSEWQNVVNSNEALENSQALRSSYKAEEDDLPTLEDLQGAAKGLMRLQDVYALQVASLVRGRFQRVTDGRPTDVYLSTVSVPLSGDDCFLVGKVAYEQEDYYHSVQWLEESVRLFRGTGGEWSPENEGTLEDALDHLAFSHFKTGNVSYALSLSQELLHHDPMNGRVLQNIKKYEKLLVSSPPISMIVDGLRRPTSNHLRTRDTYERLSQTQGSKFLTQAKDCLVFVLQ
- the LOC117741779 gene encoding odorant receptor 131-2-like, whose product is MYNLTEFPGNATTSKNLSVIIKVCMVMPLFCFFLYCIAVMLHIFASHRHYLDSTRYILFTYMLINDTFQLSSSVLLFFFVMGKIKLSMIYCASLVFLSSVTFQNTPLILATMSLERYVAILYPLQRPAVWRSDRIWVIILSMLLTTSISNIVNYSIGVSDSAAVDILSTPVLCKVTVINTSQIQILFQVGVYIFLFALVTVVILFTYLRILLETRKMRQSKVSGSKAMHTVLLHSFQLLLCILAFINPITETLIVLHSNWLPEDIAFFNYFCFILTPRFLSPLIYGFRDQNLRGSLRKTILCCTDRVRPGKRGLPA